One Alphaproteobacteria bacterium LSUCC0396 genomic region harbors:
- a CDS encoding DUF3604 domain-containing protein, which yields MPYNDYRQDLMGEATLSPLGSFEVGTYQTFKLVYTAGKFGLDDQGGLRIGFRGHFDGSTIQFDDPAAPGYTTVEASNGAVLDVSWEARRNIRPWNKSLYIRCLRFLREGDRIEIIFGNQTKGSPGWLMQTFCESAFTFQITVDPFATQDFIALPSAANPTISMVPGDPVNWKAVLPTLRRPAEAFRLSIKGDDCWGNPSNRLGGQIRLKSNMPVNGLPVVVDLKAGDFAAVIEDLSVDAEGVLHISVLNEQDAVIATTNPLVIRKAEWAHFWSDMHAQSGETIGVGTAREYFDFARNKAFLDIAGHQGNDFQITDAFWQHLNELTAEYNEDGRFMTLPGYEWSGNTGLGGDHNVWFRSEGRPIYRSSRALISDRTHPENDVLSTPDLIEKLQGEDAIVVAHVGGRYADIKYAHDAKLEPSVEVHSSWGTFEWILRDAFESGYRVGIVGSSDGHKGRPGAEYPGDSQFGSYGGLTCHLLPKLDRDTFFGAFRNRRHYATTGARIYMNVTARAGDQHLQIGDIATSDADKLNLEFEIIGTAPLERVDIFNGLDLVRTIRPWNDQSPLSRLRVTCAGQHYRGRGRLVKWDASTAFSAGTVKRINAVNFWNPNRQPQQVSATRVEWKTVTTGGASSVDFWLDDAALAGMVKVQTNFESLEASVADIDQNGISVDCGGMDIRLHIERLPDVLDSYTLSGEQSFSLESGTEQRLYLRVTQEDGHQAWSSPIYVQKAK from the coding sequence ATGCCCTATAATGACTATCGCCAAGACCTGATGGGTGAAGCCACGCTATCGCCATTGGGCAGCTTTGAAGTTGGTACCTATCAGACCTTTAAACTGGTTTATACTGCAGGCAAATTCGGCCTTGACGATCAGGGCGGGTTGCGTATCGGGTTTCGGGGCCATTTTGATGGATCAACAATCCAATTCGATGATCCGGCAGCGCCCGGATATACCACGGTTGAGGCATCGAATGGTGCCGTCCTAGATGTGTCGTGGGAGGCGCGGCGTAATATTCGCCCGTGGAACAAAAGCCTTTATATCCGCTGCCTGCGCTTTTTGCGCGAGGGCGACAGGATTGAGATTATCTTTGGCAATCAAACAAAGGGATCGCCCGGCTGGTTGATGCAGACTTTTTGCGAGTCTGCTTTTACCTTTCAGATCACCGTCGACCCGTTTGCCACACAAGATTTCATCGCCCTGCCAAGTGCGGCAAATCCGACGATTTCAATGGTGCCCGGTGATCCGGTCAATTGGAAGGCTGTTTTGCCAACATTGCGCCGCCCCGCCGAGGCGTTTCGGCTGTCGATAAAGGGTGATGATTGCTGGGGCAATCCGTCCAACCGGCTTGGTGGCCAGATCAGGCTGAAAAGCAATATGCCTGTAAACGGTTTGCCTGTTGTGGTTGATCTCAAGGCGGGCGATTTTGCGGCAGTTATTGAAGACCTGTCAGTCGATGCTGAGGGGGTTTTGCATATCAGCGTGCTCAATGAACAGGATGCGGTGATTGCGACGACAAACCCGCTTGTAATCCGCAAGGCTGAATGGGCGCATTTCTGGAGTGACATGCACGCCCAAAGCGGCGAGACAATTGGGGTTGGCACTGCGCGTGAGTATTTTGACTTTGCCCGCAATAAGGCGTTTCTTGATATCGCAGGCCATCAGGGAAATGATTTTCAGATAACCGATGCGTTCTGGCAGCATCTAAATGAATTGACCGCCGAATATAATGAAGATGGCCGCTTTATGACCTTGCCCGGTTATGAATGGTCGGGCAATACCGGCCTTGGCGGTGATCACAATGTCTGGTTTCGCAGCGAAGGTCGGCCAATTTACCGGTCTAGCCGTGCGCTGATAAGTGATCGCACCCATCCTGAAAATGACGTGTTATCAACGCCTGATCTGATCGAAAAGCTGCAGGGTGAAGACGCCATTGTTGTTGCTCATGTCGGTGGACGCTATGCCGATATCAAATATGCGCATGATGCGAAACTAGAGCCATCAGTCGAGGTGCATTCGTCTTGGGGAACCTTTGAATGGATTCTTCGTGATGCGTTCGAGTCCGGCTATCGGGTTGGCATCGTCGGATCAAGTGATGGCCATAAGGGCCGGCCGGGTGCCGAATATCCGGGCGATAGCCAATTTGGCTCATATGGCGGGCTGACCTGTCATCTGTTGCCTAAACTGGATCGTGATACCTTCTTTGGCGCTTTTCGCAATCGCCGTCATTACGCAACAACCGGTGCGCGGATCTATATGAATGTGACAGCACGCGCCGGCGATCAGCATTTGCAAATTGGCGATATCGCCACCAGTGATGCGGATAAGCTTAACCTTGAATTTGAGATTATCGGGACAGCGCCACTCGAGCGTGTAGATATATTCAATGGTCTGGATCTGGTGCGCACAATCCGTCCATGGAACGATCAAAGTCCGCTTAGCCGGTTGCGTGTTACCTGCGCCGGACAGCATTATCGTGGCCGTGGCCGGCTGGTCAAATGGGACGCCTCGACGGCGTTCAGCGCCGGAACGGTTAAGCGCATAAATGCGGTGAATTTCTGGAATCCGAACCGGCAGCCGCAGCAGGTTTCTGCCACAAGGGTTGAGTGGAAAACCGTCACCACAGGCGGCGCATCATCGGTGGATTTCTGGCTTGATGATGCGGCGCTGGCAGGCATGGTCAAGGTGCAAACCAATTTCGAATCCCTCGAGGCATCGGTGGCTGACATTGACCAGAACGGTATTTCCGTCGATTGCGGCGGTATGGATATCCGCCTGCATATTGAGCGGTTGCCTGATGTGCTGGACAGCTACACGCTATCTGGTGAGCAGTCGTTCAGCCTTGAAAGCGGCACTGAACAGCGGCTTTATCTGCGTGTTACCCAAGAAGATGGTCATCAGGCATGGAGTAGCCCGATTTATGTTCAAAAGGCCAAATAA
- a CDS encoding mandelate racemase/muconate lactonizing enzyme family protein gives MKPVSIQALEVFVVAMPLVGVFSSGGKSKNVTKGVVVRMTASDGSYGISSVDPSTRAVFPDRAEDIAATITQKIKPLVLGQSATNINRLSDMIGAVADVQIGARAAVEMAAVELACRRLGISLCDYLGGAVAGEVVFNGWVGELPADEAALDAARWAKAGFKSLKIKIGGDVDADIQRVEAVRAAVGADMQLRMDANEQYSVKDAIKLCAAVRQCDLQLFEQPVPRDDLAGLAEVRRVGGISIMADEAISDHASLLKVIEADCADLVKFGIAQAGGIMPAVQMMATAEAAGLKVVMGHGFGLDMSTMAEIMVGASSSNILPGLECVGPLKVKDTVAKTRLDISAGSFQVPDGAGLTIDLDEEKLALYTVG, from the coding sequence ATGAAACCGGTTAGCATTCAGGCGCTTGAGGTCTTTGTTGTTGCAATGCCATTGGTTGGGGTTTTTTCCAGTGGTGGAAAATCCAAAAATGTCACCAAAGGCGTGGTGGTCAGAATGACTGCATCTGACGGGTCGTATGGGATTAGCAGTGTTGATCCGTCAACGCGGGCGGTATTTCCTGACCGCGCCGAGGATATTGCGGCAACGATTACGCAGAAAATCAAACCGCTTGTGCTGGGGCAGTCAGCCACAAATATAAATCGGCTGTCGGATATGATCGGCGCGGTGGCGGATGTGCAAATTGGTGCTAGAGCCGCAGTTGAAATGGCTGCGGTTGAACTGGCCTGTCGGCGCTTGGGCATTTCTTTATGTGACTATCTTGGCGGAGCGGTGGCGGGTGAGGTTGTGTTTAATGGATGGGTCGGTGAATTACCAGCTGATGAAGCGGCGTTGGATGCAGCGCGCTGGGCAAAAGCGGGTTTCAAATCGCTGAAAATTAAAATTGGCGGCGATGTTGATGCCGATATCCAGCGGGTCGAGGCGGTACGCGCTGCGGTTGGCGCGGATATGCAGTTGCGCATGGATGCGAATGAGCAATATAGCGTGAAGGATGCGATCAAATTATGCGCCGCGGTTCGTCAATGTGATCTGCAGCTGTTTGAGCAGCCGGTTCCGCGCGACGATCTGGCTGGATTGGCTGAAGTTAGGCGCGTTGGCGGGATCAGCATCATGGCGGATGAAGCGATTAGTGATCATGCCAGCCTGTTAAAAGTGATCGAGGCTGACTGCGCCGATTTGGTGAAATTTGGCATTGCACAGGCTGGCGGCATCATGCCGGCAGTGCAGATGATGGCAACGGCCGAGGCGGCTGGCCTAAAGGTCGTTATGGGGCATGGATTTGGTCTCGATATGAGCACGATGGCCGAAATTATGGTTGGCGCATCATCCAGCAATATTCTGCCTGGTCTTGAGTGTGTTGGGCCGCTAAAGGTCAAGGATACTGTTGCTAAAACCCGGCTTGATATCAGTGCAGGCAGCTTTCAAGTGCCGGACGGGGCAGGCCTGACGATTGATCTGGATGAGGAGAAGCTGGCGCTCTATACGGTAGGGTGA
- a CDS encoding sulfite exporter TauE/SafE family protein translates to MDSFELAYVMCVAFVTAAINSFIGVGGGFLPAVFLAPVIGMKSLLPMLSVMLLISNFSRSWINRADFHKRAFLHIAIPATPMVFLGSYFYSVLEPRMISLFLGVVILSSIPIRRWAKSREIKTSPLVLSSVGGLFGFLCGSAVGPGMLLIPFMLGFGLTPVNFVATLAVIASFTNVARVASFSSLGLIDMDLLMIGLLGGLATIPGNILGRKILKKLKVNAHTLLVDIVTLGGGLNFIWIALK, encoded by the coding sequence TTGGACAGTTTTGAACTCGCATATGTGATGTGCGTCGCCTTTGTGACGGCCGCAATCAATAGCTTTATTGGCGTTGGTGGCGGGTTTTTGCCAGCCGTATTTCTGGCGCCGGTAATCGGCATGAAGTCGCTTTTGCCGATGCTGAGCGTAATGCTGCTGATCAGCAATTTTTCACGCTCATGGATTAACCGGGCCGATTTTCACAAACGCGCATTTTTGCATATTGCCATTCCGGCAACCCCGATGGTGTTTCTGGGTAGCTACTTCTATTCGGTGCTTGAACCAAGAATGATTTCGCTGTTTTTGGGGGTGGTGATTTTATCTTCGATCCCGATCCGGCGCTGGGCTAAATCACGCGAAATCAAAACCTCACCGCTGGTGCTAAGCAGTGTCGGCGGGCTCTTTGGTTTTCTGTGCGGGTCGGCGGTTGGCCCCGGCATGCTGTTGATACCCTTTATGCTTGGCTTTGGCCTGACACCGGTTAATTTTGTGGCCACTTTGGCGGTGATTGCCTCCTTTACCAATGTAGCGCGGGTTGCCAGCTTCAGCAGCCTTGGGCTGATTGACATGGATTTGCTGATGATCGGATTGTTAGGGGGCCTTGCAACAATACCAGGCAATATCCTCGGCCGGAAAATCCTGAAAAAGCTGAAAGTAAACGCGCATACTCTTCTGGTCGATATCGTGACCTTGGGTGGCGGCCTGAACTTTATTTGGATAGCCCTTAAATAG